The Agromyces hippuratus genome has a window encoding:
- a CDS encoding DUF7010 family protein, which produces MDVLQAQADVRRIYRGGFSGPLVSAIIWAVAAAVFFWVSPAAGMAVLFFGGMLIFPLAALVLKFMGGPVALPKGHPSAALAMQSAFTVPLGLLVAIVLGKYEPLLFFPASLIIVGAHYLVFISLYGMRLFAVLAGVLVALGAITLFLLPNLGAVSGWIGAGIFLVFAVLLFRARDIAH; this is translated from the coding sequence GTGGACGTTCTGCAAGCCCAGGCCGACGTGAGGCGTATCTACCGTGGCGGCTTCTCCGGGCCGCTCGTCTCCGCGATCATCTGGGCCGTCGCGGCTGCGGTCTTCTTCTGGGTTTCACCTGCCGCCGGCATGGCTGTGCTGTTCTTCGGTGGCATGTTGATCTTCCCGTTGGCAGCGCTCGTCCTGAAGTTCATGGGTGGCCCCGTTGCGCTCCCGAAGGGTCATCCCTCTGCCGCTTTGGCGATGCAATCCGCCTTCACCGTGCCGCTCGGACTCCTCGTTGCGATCGTGCTCGGCAAGTACGAGCCTCTTCTCTTCTTCCCGGCATCGCTCATCATCGTCGGCGCGCATTACCTCGTGTTCATCTCGCTCTACGGCATGAGGCTGTTCGCAGTTCTTGCAGGTGTGCTCGTTGCGCTCGGCGCGATCACCCTGTTCTTGCTGCCCAACCTCGGCGCAGTCAGCGGGTGGATCGGCGCCGGCATCTTCCTCGTCTTCGCCGTGTTGCTGTTTCGGGCTAGGGACATCGCTCACTAG